A genome region from Mycobacterium florentinum includes the following:
- a CDS encoding TldD/PmbA family protein gives MTANRGIDADFLGLPRHELAEAALSAATTAGASYADLRIHRIITEIIQLRDGELETAVLTREVGLAVRVIVDGTWGFASHAELAPSVAAETARRAVHVATTLAALNTERVELAPEPVYADATWVSNYRIDPFDIPAADKIGVLEEYSGRLLSSDGVDHVSAGLTAVKEQTFYADTFGSAITQQRVRVMPSLEAVTVDPAAGSFDSMRTLAPPMGRGWEALVGDDVWNWTDELAQLPAMLAEKVKSPSVIAGPTDLVIDPTNLWLTIHESIGHATEYDRAIGYEAAYAGTSFATPDKLGTMRYGSPVMNVTADRTVEFGLATIGYDDEGVAAQSWDLVRDGIFVGYQLDRVFAPRLGQPRSNGCSYADSPHHVPIQRMANVSLQPGPDDLSTGDLIARVENGIYIVGDKSWSIDMQRYNFQFTGQRFFRIRDGRLDGQLRDVAYQATTTDFWNSMEAVGGPSTWRLGGAFNCGKAQPGQVAAVSHGCPSALFRGVNVLNTRTEGGR, from the coding sequence GTGACAGCGAATCGGGGGATCGATGCCGACTTCCTCGGCCTGCCGCGACACGAGCTCGCGGAGGCCGCGTTGTCGGCGGCCACGACGGCCGGGGCCAGCTACGCGGACCTGCGAATTCACCGCATCATCACCGAGATCATCCAGCTGCGCGATGGTGAGCTCGAGACCGCGGTCCTCACCCGTGAGGTCGGTTTGGCGGTGCGGGTCATCGTCGACGGCACCTGGGGATTCGCCTCGCACGCCGAGCTGGCGCCCTCGGTCGCGGCCGAGACCGCGCGCCGCGCGGTGCACGTGGCCACCACGCTGGCGGCGCTGAACACCGAGCGCGTGGAGCTCGCACCCGAGCCGGTGTATGCCGACGCCACCTGGGTGTCGAACTACCGGATCGACCCGTTCGACATCCCCGCGGCCGACAAGATCGGTGTGCTCGAGGAATACTCCGGGCGGCTGCTGAGCTCCGACGGCGTCGACCACGTCTCGGCCGGTCTGACCGCGGTCAAGGAGCAGACGTTCTACGCCGACACCTTCGGGTCGGCGATCACCCAGCAGCGGGTGCGGGTGATGCCGTCGCTGGAGGCGGTGACCGTCGACCCCGCGGCGGGCAGTTTCGACTCGATGCGCACCCTGGCGCCGCCGATGGGGCGCGGCTGGGAGGCGCTGGTCGGCGACGACGTGTGGAACTGGACCGACGAGCTTGCGCAGCTGCCGGCGATGCTTGCCGAGAAGGTCAAGTCGCCCAGCGTGATCGCCGGGCCCACGGATCTGGTGATCGATCCGACCAACCTGTGGCTGACGATTCACGAATCCATCGGCCACGCAACCGAATACGACCGCGCAATCGGCTACGAAGCCGCTTACGCCGGTACGTCGTTCGCCACCCCGGACAAACTCGGCACCATGCGCTACGGCTCGCCCGTGATGAACGTGACCGCCGATCGGACCGTCGAGTTCGGTTTGGCCACTATCGGTTACGACGACGAGGGCGTGGCCGCGCAGAGCTGGGACCTGGTGCGCGACGGCATCTTCGTCGGTTACCAACTCGACCGGGTGTTCGCGCCACGGCTGGGACAGCCGCGCTCCAACGGCTGCTCGTACGCCGACTCGCCGCATCACGTGCCGATCCAGCGGATGGCCAACGTGTCGCTGCAGCCCGGCCCCGACGACCTGTCCACCGGCGATCTGATCGCTCGGGTCGAGAACGGCATCTACATCGTCGGCGACAAATCCTGGTCAATCGACATGCAGCGCTATAACTTTCAGTTCACCGGTCAGCGTTTCTTCCGCATTCGCGACGGCCGCCTGGACGGCCAGCTGCGCGACGTGGCCTATCAGGCCACCACCACCGACTTCTGGAACTCGATGGAGGCTGTGGGCGGGCCGTCGACGTGGCGGCTCGGTGGTGCGTTCAACTGCGGCAAAGCGCAGCCCGGCCAGGTCGCCGCGGTCAGCCACGGCTGCCCGTCGGCGTTGTTCCGGGGCGTCAACGTGCTCAACACCCGGACCGAGGGGGGTCGATGA
- a CDS encoding metallopeptidase TldD-related protein, translated as MITAQHVVNLVLDEAAKLGRADETMVLVTDKVEATLRWAGNSMTTNGVSHSRNITVISIVRKGDSASVGTVVSAEVDPRVIPGLVAASQDAAAAAPEAGDAAPLLGDTGVPADWDAPVPGTGAEVFADVAASLSRGFAGTDRLYGFAHHSVSTTFLASSTGLRRRFTQPAGAVEINAKRGDASAWAGIGTADFVDVPTDSLLADLSLRLGWAERTVALPAGRYETIMPPSAVSDLMIYLGWSMAGRGAQEGRTAFSAPGGGTRVGERLTDLPLTLYSDPMAPGLACTPFVAASSSTETVSVFDNGMEISQIDWIRNGVINALAYPRAAAAKFDAKVAVAADNLVMTGGSAELADMIAGTERGLLLTTLWYIREVDPTTLLLTGLTRDGVYLIEGGEVTAAVNNFRFNESPLDLLRRATEAGVSEKTLPREWGDWVTRAAMPTLRIPDFHMSSVSQAQ; from the coding sequence ATGATCACAGCGCAGCACGTCGTCAACCTCGTCTTGGACGAGGCGGCGAAACTGGGCCGTGCTGACGAGACGATGGTGCTGGTCACCGACAAGGTCGAGGCGACGTTGCGGTGGGCCGGCAATTCCATGACCACCAACGGGGTTTCGCACAGCCGCAATATCACGGTCATTTCGATTGTGCGCAAGGGTGATAGCGCGTCCGTCGGCACGGTGGTCTCCGCCGAGGTGGACCCGCGGGTGATCCCCGGCCTGGTGGCGGCCTCGCAGGATGCGGCCGCCGCCGCGCCGGAGGCCGGCGATGCGGCGCCGCTGCTGGGCGATACCGGGGTGCCCGCCGATTGGGATGCGCCGGTGCCCGGTACCGGTGCCGAGGTATTCGCCGATGTTGCCGCCTCGCTGAGCCGCGGGTTCGCCGGCACCGATCGGCTATATGGCTTTGCGCACCATAGTGTTTCGACGACATTCCTGGCGTCCTCGACCGGGCTGCGCCGCCGTTTCACCCAGCCCGCCGGCGCGGTGGAGATCAACGCCAAGCGTGGCGACGCCAGCGCCTGGGCGGGGATCGGGACCGCCGATTTCGTTGATGTGCCGACTGATTCGCTACTCGCTGACCTGTCGCTGCGACTGGGCTGGGCCGAGCGCACCGTTGCGCTGCCCGCGGGGCGCTACGAGACGATCATGCCGCCGTCGGCCGTGTCCGACTTGATGATCTACCTGGGCTGGTCGATGGCCGGTCGGGGAGCGCAGGAGGGACGGACCGCCTTCTCGGCTCCCGGCGGCGGGACCCGGGTGGGGGAGCGGCTCACCGATCTGCCGTTGACGTTGTACTCCGACCCGATGGCGCCGGGGCTGGCGTGCACGCCCTTCGTGGCGGCAAGCAGTTCCACGGAGACCGTGTCGGTGTTCGACAACGGCATGGAGATCAGCCAGATCGACTGGATCCGCAATGGGGTGATCAACGCGCTGGCCTATCCGCGCGCGGCCGCCGCCAAATTCGACGCCAAGGTCGCCGTGGCTGCGGACAACCTGGTGATGACCGGCGGGTCGGCTGAGCTTGCCGACATGATCGCGGGCACCGAGCGGGGCCTGCTGCTGACCACGCTGTGGTACATCCGCGAGGTCGATCCGACCACCCTGTTGCTCACCGGGCTGACCCGGGACGGGGTGTACCTGATCGAGGGCGGTGAGGTCACCGCGGCGGTCAACAACTTCCGGTTCAACGAGAGCCCGCTGGATCTGCTGCGGCGTGCCACCGAGGCCGGCGTCAGCGAGAAGACCCTGCCGCGGGAGTGGGGCGACTGGGTCACCCGCGCGGCCATGCCGACGCTGCGGATCCCGGATTTCCATATGTCCTCGGTGAGCCAGGCGCAGTAG
- a CDS encoding carboxymuconolactone decarboxylase family protein produces MVTPATVRDGQLTRLVALSPPADSRLVGLVRRVCAQTMSLSPLPVEVEVTQPSSEAETVVAEFAEQFSADVSAITVEQRSLLFKTLGDSTFGVVVAMYIADFVPRVRAGLEALGVGSGFLGWTRGPIEWDHATDPSGEVFNEFLPAVGRMRALDPVTSELARLRGATAHNCRLCKSVRESRALDAGGSETLYDDIAQFEQSTLIDDRAKAALRYVDGLIWTPAHLDADVVAEVRARFSEVEAAELTLDVMRNASNKIAVSLGGDAPRVSEGTETYLLDVDGQTVFS; encoded by the coding sequence ATGGTGACTCCCGCAACGGTTCGTGATGGTCAGCTGACGCGGTTGGTGGCCTTGTCTCCTCCTGCTGATTCCCGCCTGGTGGGGTTGGTGCGGCGGGTATGTGCGCAGACGATGTCGCTGTCGCCGCTGCCGGTCGAGGTAGAGGTGACTCAGCCGTCGTCCGAGGCCGAGACCGTCGTCGCCGAGTTTGCCGAGCAGTTCAGCGCCGACGTTTCCGCGATCACCGTCGAGCAACGGTCCTTGCTGTTTAAGACCTTGGGGGACAGCACCTTTGGTGTCGTGGTGGCGATGTACATCGCCGACTTCGTACCGCGGGTGCGGGCCGGGCTCGAGGCGTTGGGCGTCGGCTCGGGTTTTCTGGGCTGGACGCGCGGGCCGATCGAGTGGGATCACGCCACCGACCCGTCGGGTGAGGTGTTCAACGAGTTTCTGCCCGCGGTCGGCCGGATGCGCGCGCTGGATCCGGTGACGTCCGAGCTGGCGCGGCTGCGCGGGGCGACTGCGCACAACTGCCGGTTGTGCAAGTCGGTGCGGGAGAGCAGGGCGCTCGATGCCGGGGGTTCGGAGACGCTGTACGACGACATCGCCCAGTTCGAGCAGTCGACGTTGATCGACGATCGCGCAAAAGCAGCGCTGCGGTATGTAGATGGGTTAATTTGGACGCCGGCGCACCTCGACGCCGACGTTGTCGCCGAGGTGCGCGCTCGGTTTTCCGAGGTCGAAGCCGCCGAGCTCACCCTCGATGTCATGCGTAATGCCAGCAATAAGATCGCTGTCTCGCTGGGTGGGGACGCGCCCCGGGTTTCCGAAGGTACCGAGACCTACCTACTCGACGTCGACGGTCAGACGGTATTCAGCTGA
- a CDS encoding EthD family reductase, whose amino-acid sequence MSETKLTVIYDNPTDPAAFEAAYESEQLEAARRIPGYLRLEASKVWPKEDGSPTPAYRMIDLYYPTYDDVSVAVTTPEAGAFFETLGRIATGGVRVLVSDIEVPQQGSRAVS is encoded by the coding sequence TTGTCCGAAACCAAGCTCACGGTCATCTACGACAACCCCACCGATCCGGCGGCCTTCGAAGCCGCCTACGAATCGGAGCAACTCGAAGCCGCTCGACGGATACCGGGATATCTCCGGCTCGAGGCGTCGAAAGTCTGGCCGAAAGAAGACGGCAGCCCGACGCCCGCCTACCGCATGATCGATCTGTACTACCCGACGTACGACGACGTCAGTGTGGCGGTGACGACCCCAGAGGCGGGCGCCTTTTTCGAAACCCTAGGCCGGATCGCCACCGGCGGCGTGCGTGTACTGGTCTCCGACATCGAGGTGCCGCAGCAGGGATCTCGAGCGGTCAGCTGA